Proteins encoded within one genomic window of Perognathus longimembris pacificus isolate PPM17 chromosome 28, ASM2315922v1, whole genome shotgun sequence:
- the LOC125343536 gene encoding N-alpha-acetyltransferase 50-like codes for MKGPIELGDVTPHNMKQLKRLNQVIFPVSYNDKFYKEVGELAKFAYCNDIAVGAVCCRVDHSQNQKRLYIMTLGCLAPYRRLRIGTKMLNHVLNICEKDGTFDNIYLHVQISNKSAIDFYRKFGFEIETKNYYKRIEPADAHILQKNLNVPSQNADMHRIDN; via the coding sequence ATGAAAGGCCCGATCGAGCTGGGAGATGTGACACCACACAATATGAAACAGTTGAAGAGACTAAACCAGGTCATCTTCCCGGTCAGCTACAATGACAAGTTCTACAAGGAGGTTGGCGAGTTAGCAAAGTTTGCCTATTGCAATGATATAGCTGTCGGTGCAGTGTGCTGCAGGGTGGATCATTCACAGAATCAGAAGAGACTTTACATCATGACACTAGGATGTCTTGCACCTTACCGAAGACTAAGAATAGGAACAAAAATGTTAAATCACGTCTTAAACATCTGTGAAAAAGATGGCACTTTTGACAACATCTATCTGCATGTCCAGATCAGTAATAAGTCAGCAATCGACTTCTACAGGAAGTTTGGCTTTGAGATTGAGACCAAGAACTACTATAAGAGGATAGAGCCTGCAGATGCTCACATCCTTCAGAAAAACCTCAATGTTCCCTCTCAGAATGCAGATATGCACAGGATAGACAACTAG